One genomic segment of Garra rufa chromosome 13, GarRuf1.0, whole genome shotgun sequence includes these proteins:
- the adam17b gene encoding disintegrin and metalloproteinase domain-containing protein 17, with protein MKRIVFFLASFFLTECSRRPIRDVLDDEYDQLSSLLSDFDVLQLSSLQQHSVRKRDVQSQTHAERLLGFTALQRHFRLYLTTNTELFTHDFKAVVVGENGAQEVYEVQRENFFTGHVIGEENSRVQAHIGHSDFTAHILTNEAEYNIEPLWRFIENPRDDRLLVYRSEDIRNVSRLAATKVCGYINADASEMLPESVQAARALDEEEDGHLRERRQTPDHSKNTCPLLLVADYRFFRHMGRREESTTLNYLIELIDRVDDIYRNTSWDEEYKGYGVQIQQIIINKTPTQVEPGGAHFNMKGTPLKNKDVWDVKKLLEQFSIDIADNASKVCLAHLFTYQDFDEGTLGLAYVAPSKPGFPGGLCSEKCPPSGNDNHAIYLNTGLTSTKNYGKTILTKATDLVTTHELGHNFGAVHDPDDVSYCAPREDQGGKYVMYPIAVSGDHSNNKLFSNCSKISIAKRLRAKASTCFRERNSNVCGNSRVEEGEECDPGLIHLNTDSCCTSNCKLRPNVQCSDRNSACCKECMFEKQGKVCQEPMDATCKGRSYCTGHSSECPPPENLPNETICVDNGRCLIGECIPFCEAVENLQSCACNETNNSCKVCCMDKNNICAPFVNDKGNHLYLRKGKPCTVGFCDGAGKCMKQVQDVIERLWDFIEKLDINTFGKFLADNIVGSVVVFSLLFWIPLSILVHCVDKKLDQQYELNTKSLFYPSNAELLSSLESASVRIFKPPSSSGSTAVPRFQASGPLQTSTPPVSISQVAPAPTPTPTPTPCPVPTIEPQRMATIQEDPSYDSHLDEQALEEDFHTSGSASRSFDDLTDNRENAMSFRVKRHAQSNSKETEC; from the exons ATGAAACGCATCGTTTTCTTTCTGGCGTCTTTTTTCTTGACGGAATGTTCAAGGAGACCCATTAGGGATGTCCTGGACGACGAGTACG ACCAACTCAGCTCATTGCTGTCAGACTTTGATGTTCTTCAGCTGTCCAGTCTTCAACAGCATTCGGTTCGCAAGAGAGACGTCCAGTCGCAAACACACGCAGAAAGACTTCTTGGTTTCACTGCACTACAGAG GCATTTCAGATTGTACCTGACAACCAACACAGAGCTCTTCACTCATGACTTCAAGGCCGTGGTGGTCGGAGAGAATGGCGCTCAAGAGGTGTACGAGGTCCAGAGAGAAAACTTCTTCACTGGTCATGTCATTG GAGAGGAGAATTCCAGAGTACAAGCACATATTGGTCACAGTGACTTCACAGCTCATATTCTTACTAATGAAGCTGAATACAACATTGAG CCACTTTGGAGGTTTATCGAAAACCCTCGTGACGATCGGCTGCTTGTGTATCGCTCAGAAGACATCAGGAACGTGAGCCGTCTAGCGGCTACAAAAGTGTGCGGGTACATCAATGCAGATGCCAGTGAGATGCTTCCAGAAAGTGTGCAAGCAGCCAGAGCACTAGATGAAGAGGAAGATG GCCACCTGAGAGAGAGGAGACAGACGCCGGACCACAGTAAGAACACTTGCCCTCTGCTGCTTGTGGCCGACTATCGCTTTTTCAGACACATGGGCCGTAGGGAGGAGAGCACCACCCTCAACTACCTG ATTGAGCTTATTGATCGTGTGGATGACATCTACCGAAATACATCTTGGGATGAGGAGTATAAAGGTTATGGAGTTCAGATTCAGCAG ATCATAATTAACAAGACACCCACACAAGTGGAGCCGGGAGGTGCCCACTTCAACATGAAAGGAACTCCTCTGAAGAACAAAGATGTCTGGGACGTCAAGAAGCTCCTGGAG CAATTTAGCATTGACATAGCAGATAATGCATCCAAGGTGTGCTTGGCTCATCTGTTCACATATCAGGATTTTGATGAAGGCACGCTCGGCTTGGCTTACGTGGCTCCTTCCAAACCAGGCTTTCCTGGAGGTCTTTGCTCTGAGA AGTGTCCACCTTCAGGAAATGACAACCATGCTATATACCTCAACACAGGGCTAACCAGCACCAAAAATTACGGGAAAACCATTCTTACCAAGGCAA CGGACTTGGTTACTACCCACGAGCTTGGCCACAACTTTGGCGCTGTTCATGACCCAGATGATGTGTCATACTGCGCGCCCAGAGAGGACCAGGGGGGCAAATATGTAATGTACCCCATTGCGGTGAGCGGGGACCACTCTAACAATAAA TTGTTTTCCAACTGCAGTAAGATCTCTATAGCAAAGAGACTGAGGGCTAAGGCCTCCACCTGCTTTAGAGAGAGGAATAGTAATGTGTGTGGAAACTCACGGGTGGAGGAAGGTGAGGAGTGTGATCCTGGACTGATCCACCTCAACACCGACAGCTGCTGCACGTCAAACTGCAAACTGCGGCCCAATGTACAGTGCAG TGACAGGAACAGTGCGTGCTGCAAAGAATGCATGTTTGAGAAGCAGGGGAAGGTTTGTCAGGAGCCAATGGATGCCACTTGCAAGGGAAGGTCTTACTGTACAG GACACAGCAGTGAGTGCCCTCCTCCAGAGAACCTCCCCAATGAGACCATCTGTGTGGACAACGGCCGGTGTCTGATTGGAGAGTGCATCCCGTTCTGTGAAGCTGTGGAGAACCTGCAGTCATGTGCTTGCAATG AAACAAACAACTCTTGTAAGGTGTGCTGTATGGATAAGAATAATATATGTGCGCCATTTGTGAATGACAAGGGCAACCATCTCTATCTGCGGAAAGGCAAACCCTGCACTGTGGGTTTTTGTGATGGAGCG GGCAAATGCATGAAACAGGTCCAGGATGTTATAGAGAGGCTGTGGGATTTCATTGAGAAGTTGGACATCAATACTTTTG GGAAGTTCCTGGCTGATAACATTGTTGGCTCAGTAGTGGTCTTCTCACTACTTTTCTGGATCCCTCTCAGCATTCTGGTCCACTGCGTG GATAAGAAACTCGACCAGCAGTATGAGTTGAACACAAAGTCACTCTTCTACCCCAGT AATGCAGAGCTGCTGAGCAGTCTTGAATCAGCCTCAGTGCGGATCTTCAAACCACCCTCATCCTCAGGCTCCACTGCAGTGCCACGCTTCCAGGCGTCTGGACCTCTGCAGACCAGCACACCACCTGTCTCCATCTCTCAGGTGGCACCAGCTCCAACCCCAACCCCAACCCCAACCCCATGTCCTGTCCCTACAATAGAGCCCCAACGAATGGCCACCATCCAAGAAGATCCCAGCTATGATTCCCACCTAGACGAACAAGCCCTGGAAGAGGACTTCCATACCTCAGGCTCAGCATCACGTTCCTTTGATGATCTGACGGACAACCGAGAGAACGCCATGTCCTTCAGGGTAAAGAGACACGCACAGAGTAACAGCAAGGAGACTGAATGTTAA